A stretch of Haloprofundus halophilus DNA encodes these proteins:
- a CDS encoding FAD-dependent oxidoreductase: protein MPENYDLIIVGGGISGASLLYAVSNFTDIESVALFEKEDEIAAVNSHHTNNSQTLHFGDIETNYTLEKAEEVKEGAELLAGYLENVDPDREMHSKRSKMVLAVGDEETRKLETRYEDEGFGDLFPKLRAIERDEIEELEPNVVEGRDPDERLLALQTPDGYVVDYGETSASFVRQTEDRDGVDVYTGTKVTNLVDRGTGFSVETDAGRFRSDAVVVAAGSHSLQIAKEMGYGENMSLLPVAGSFFLADDLLNGKVYTLQMKKLPFAAVHGDADVHDDSITRFGPTAKLVPALERGRISTVGDFFDVFGLNADSFLSYANILSDRILLPYVLRNLVYDLPEVGKRAFLPNVQKVVPSAELDDIERAKGYGGVRPQIVDTDAKALDMGEATISGDNIIFNITPSPGASTCLKNAMSDAKRVVEFLGDDYEFDEEAFRAETIDNFPRLETVEP from the coding sequence ATGCCTGAGAACTACGATCTGATCATCGTCGGCGGCGGAATCAGCGGGGCGTCGTTGCTCTACGCGGTGTCGAACTTCACCGACATAGAGAGCGTCGCGCTGTTCGAGAAAGAGGACGAAATCGCGGCGGTCAACTCCCACCACACGAACAACTCGCAGACGCTTCACTTCGGAGATATCGAGACGAACTACACCCTCGAAAAGGCCGAAGAGGTCAAAGAGGGCGCGGAGTTGCTGGCGGGTTACCTCGAGAACGTCGACCCCGACCGGGAGATGCACAGCAAGCGGAGCAAGATGGTGTTGGCAGTCGGCGACGAGGAGACCCGAAAACTGGAGACGCGCTACGAGGACGAAGGGTTCGGCGACCTGTTCCCGAAACTCCGCGCCATCGAGCGCGACGAGATCGAGGAACTCGAACCGAACGTCGTCGAGGGGAGAGACCCCGACGAGCGCCTGTTGGCACTGCAGACGCCCGACGGCTACGTCGTCGACTACGGCGAGACGTCGGCGTCGTTCGTCCGGCAGACCGAAGACCGCGACGGGGTCGACGTGTACACCGGAACGAAGGTGACGAACCTCGTCGACCGCGGCACCGGCTTCAGCGTCGAGACCGACGCCGGACGTTTCCGCTCGGACGCCGTCGTCGTCGCCGCAGGCTCTCACAGCCTCCAGATCGCCAAGGAGATGGGTTACGGCGAGAACATGTCGCTGCTGCCCGTCGCGGGGAGCTTCTTCCTCGCCGACGACCTGCTGAACGGGAAGGTGTACACGCTGCAGATGAAGAAACTCCCGTTCGCGGCGGTCCACGGCGACGCCGACGTCCACGACGACTCCATCACGCGATTCGGTCCGACGGCGAAGCTCGTCCCGGCGCTCGAACGCGGCCGCATCTCGACGGTCGGCGACTTCTTCGACGTCTTCGGACTGAACGCGGACTCCTTCCTCAGTTACGCCAACATCCTCTCGGACCGCATCCTCCTCCCGTACGTCCTCCGGAACCTCGTGTACGACCTCCCGGAAGTCGGGAAACGGGCGTTCCTGCCGAACGTGCAGAAAGTCGTCCCGTCGGCGGAACTCGACGACATCGAACGCGCGAAGGGTTACGGCGGCGTCCGGCCCCAGATCGTCGACACGGACGCGAAGGCGCTCGACATGGGCGAGGCCACGATAAGCGGCGACAACATCATCTTCAACATCACGCCGTCGCCCGGCGCGTCGACCTGTCTGAAGAACGCGATGAGCGACGCCAAGCGCGTCGTGGAGTTCCTCGGTGACGACTACGAGTTCGACGAGGAGGCGTTCCGCGCGGAGACGATAGACAACTTCCCGAGGCTCGAAACGGTAGAGCCGTAA
- a CDS encoding ATP-binding protein, whose translation MTHIDYLRVSGFKAVEYLEFEPSEINLITGRNNMGKTSFLQSADLVFNPSNITRFSKHLDKIVHENSDSASIESRFSRRQQTLDEFSLKDGKRGKHRELGLREPTENEVVRSFSKTVEEVLQLNEQYPVRISNSIMERMGIEDRDTFSETLQDILHESVTEISEELILSNMSKDLIIVEIEGDTYPYIHLGSGFDRLRSIIINHSVKKLQNQFNIDSEERGESNRQRYTNLHYSFRGFLTPRFGGDRFVGEDPPKIDGINLISNPIADPEKLDLSQENAAVRTSDIEDYLKESGIVENLEDFAFDRLVFKEDSEKGEIPYDFMGDGFKTIVGILWELFDEQKQGDVLLLEEPDVHMHPGYVENLIRQLIEINQEKDIQLFITTHNIDMIEGFFSPSLNRTHGDYLEENFRLLQLSGSVPKSLSYQQSKDEVEQVGSDLRGI comes from the coding sequence ATGACCCATATTGACTATCTCCGTGTGAGTGGATTTAAGGCGGTGGAGTATTTGGAGTTTGAACCCAGTGAAATCAATCTGATAACTGGGAGAAACAATATGGGGAAAACATCTTTTTTGCAATCGGCCGATTTAGTTTTTAATCCGTCAAACATCACCCGTTTCTCAAAACATCTCGACAAAATAGTCCATGAAAATAGTGATTCTGCTTCAATAGAAAGTCGTTTTTCCCGGAGGCAACAAACTCTAGATGAATTTTCGCTTAAGGATGGAAAAAGAGGGAAACATAGAGAACTCGGCTTGAGAGAACCAACTGAAAATGAGGTTGTCCGAAGCTTTTCTAAAACTGTTGAAGAAGTACTACAGTTAAACGAACAGTATCCTGTTAGGATAAGCAACTCAATCATGGAAAGAATGGGAATTGAAGACCGGGACACCTTCAGCGAAACTCTTCAAGATATATTACATGAAAGTGTTACTGAGATTTCTGAAGAATTGATTTTGTCCAATATGAGCAAAGATTTGATTATCGTAGAAATCGAGGGAGATACCTATCCCTACATACATTTGGGTAGTGGTTTTGACCGACTTAGAAGTATAATCATAAACCATTCCGTCAAGAAGTTGCAAAATCAGTTTAATATTGATTCAGAAGAGAGGGGGGAATCAAATAGACAGAGGTATACTAATCTACATTATTCATTCCGGGGATTCCTTACACCACGGTTCGGCGGAGATCGGTTTGTGGGCGAAGACCCTCCAAAGATAGATGGTATAAACCTAATTTCCAACCCTATTGCAGATCCAGAAAAGCTTGACCTTAGCCAAGAGAATGCTGCGGTTCGAACTAGCGATATCGAGGACTACTTAAAGGAAAGCGGGATCGTAGAGAATCTTGAAGACTTTGCGTTCGATCGTTTAGTCTTCAAAGAAGATTCAGAGAAAGGAGAGATCCCGTACGACTTTATGGGTGACGGCTTCAAAACAATTGTAGGAATTCTTTGGGAACTCTTTGACGAACAGAAGCAGGGAGATGTTCTGCTCCTTGAAGAGCCTGATGTTCATATGCATCCAGGATATGTAGAAAACCTCATTAGACAGCTGATAGAGATAAACCAAGAGAAAGATATTCAGTTATTTATTACTACACATAACATAGACATGATTGAAGGGTTTTTCTCACCTTCACTAAATAGGACTCATGGAGACTATTTGGAAGAAAATTTCCGGTTATTGCAGTTATCTGGTTCTGTCCCTAAATCCCTAAGCTATCAGCAATCCAAAGATGAAGTTGAGCAA
- a CDS encoding tyrosine-type recombinase/integrase, translating into MSGNLQPLDPGRALKLYLDARRDEITEQTLRGHRYRLRAFVAWCEEEGIENLNELSGRDLYAYRVWRREGNYGDLATLRAFLRFCADIDAVDEELFTQVPLPAVSDAESVSDTTLEVARVTTILDYLERYHFASRNHVALLLLWHTGCRVGALRGVDLRDLDLDGSRTNGKGPALKFNHRPETDTPLKNAEKGERWNSLSDFVAHVVQEYIDGPRIDKMDDHGRKPLISTQRGRASVSTIRDSMYCVTRPCWYGEECPHDRDPDECEATYYLKACKCPSSRSPHDVRSGRVTAYRLNNVPREVVGDRLNASAQILDKHYDRRSERQKAEQRRKYLTE; encoded by the coding sequence ATGAGCGGCAACCTCCAACCCCTCGATCCGGGAAGGGCACTGAAGCTCTATCTCGACGCTCGACGCGACGAGATCACTGAGCAAACGCTTCGGGGTCATCGCTACCGACTCAGAGCGTTCGTCGCCTGGTGTGAGGAAGAAGGAATCGAGAATCTAAACGAGCTGTCTGGGAGAGATCTCTACGCCTATCGAGTGTGGCGGCGCGAGGGGAACTACGGCGACCTCGCAACGCTCCGGGCGTTCCTCCGCTTCTGCGCGGACATCGACGCCGTTGACGAGGAGTTGTTCACTCAGGTTCCGCTCCCGGCGGTGAGTGACGCCGAATCGGTGAGCGATACGACGCTCGAAGTGGCTCGGGTGACCACGATTCTGGATTACCTGGAGCGATATCACTTCGCCTCTCGCAACCATGTCGCGCTCCTGCTCTTGTGGCACACGGGGTGTCGAGTCGGCGCGCTCCGTGGAGTCGACCTGAGGGATCTCGACTTGGACGGCAGTCGGACGAACGGGAAGGGTCCGGCACTGAAGTTCAATCACCGTCCGGAGACGGATACGCCGCTGAAGAACGCCGAGAAGGGCGAGCGGTGGAACAGTCTCTCGGATTTCGTCGCACACGTGGTTCAGGAGTACATCGACGGCCCACGTATCGACAAGATGGACGACCACGGCCGCAAACCGTTGATTTCGACTCAACGGGGTCGGGCGTCGGTGTCGACGATTCGAGATTCGATGTACTGTGTGACCCGACCGTGCTGGTACGGCGAGGAGTGTCCGCACGACCGTGATCCGGACGAGTGCGAGGCGACGTATTATCTGAAGGCGTGCAAGTGCCCGTCTTCTCGGAGTCCGCACGATGTTCGGAGTGGCCGGGTGACGGCGTATCGGTTGAATAACGTGCCGCGTGAGGTGGTGGGTGATCGGTTGAACGCGTCGGCACAGATTCTCGACAAGCATTATGATCGGCGTTCGGAGCGCCAGAAGGCCGAGCAGCGGCGCAAGTATTTGACAGAGTGA